ACCAGGCGATGGGCGTCGATCTTTCGGTGCCATCGGCAGTGGACGCCACGGCCACATCATCAGCGTCTGCCTCGCGTCATGCGCAACGAGATGCGCAGCGCGCGGCAGAGCGTGCACAACGCGATGTGCAGATCCAGGTTTGGAATGAAGCGCTGACGGCTGATCCCGTCAGCGCGGTCTCGATGGGACAGCTCGCGGCGCTGCACCTGCAACGCGCCCGGGAAAGTGGTGTGTTCAATGAATACCAGCAGGCCGAATCGTTGGCGCGTCGCTCCTTATCGACGCGCACACGACGCAATGCGGCCACGGCGGTCACACTGACGAACAGCTTGCTGGCACAACATCGCTTTACCGAGGCGATGGACGTGGCACGCACGCTGGTGTCGTGGGAACCGGAGCAGCCCGCCTATCGGGCCTTGCTCGGTGAAGTCGCCATGGAACTCGGTGATGATTCCACCGCCACGGCCATGTTCAACTCCGTGTGGACTGCCCGCGCCGGACTGTCGATTGCGCCCCGCGTGGCGCGGTGGCTCGAGCTCACGAATCACGTGGAGAAGGCGCGTCGCGTGTTGCACGTGGCTCGCACGGAAGCGCTGAGCCGTCGTGATCTGAGTACGGAAACGAAGGCGTGGTTTCATCTACGCGTAGGTGAGTTGGAGTTGCGTGCTGGTCGCGCCCGCGACGCGGCGGCGGCGTATCGCGCCGGCCTGGCGCTCGACGACCAGGACCCCCGTCTGCTTGCCGCCATGGCGCGACTGGCTGATCAGCAAGAGAAGCCCGCGTCGGTCATCGCCTGGGGGGAGCGCGCCATTGCCGTGCGGATGGACCCGGCCACGCTCGGGCTGCTGTCGAGGGCGTATACACGGCTCGGCGACCGCGAGAAGGCGAGCGAGTATGCGCAAACACTGGCCGTGGTCGCATCGGCTCAACCGGGACCATACGATCGCGCGTGGAGTCTCTACCTGCTGGATCAGGAGGAGCAGGTCGGCACCGTGCTCGAAAAGGCGAAGGCCGAACTGGAAACGCGCCGGGATGTCTACGGCTACGACCTCACCGCGTGGGCGCTGTATCGCGCCGGCCGCTTCACCGAGGCGCGCGCCATGATGGCGCAGGCCATGCGGCTGAACACGCCGGATCCGCTGCTGCAGCATCATGCGGCAATGATCGCCGCCGCGCCGACCGCGGTGTCAGCAAGCAACGCTTCCGCGGGCCAATAAGATGCTCTCCGAACTGTACAGCTTCGCCGTGCTGGGCTTTCAGCACATCGTCGCTCTCGATGCGTTCGATCATGTACTGTTCCTGCTGGTGCTGGCGGCGATCTACCGTGGTCGCGACTGGCGTCAGGTGCTGTGGGTGATCAGTGCCTTCACCGTCGGCCACTCGATTACGCTGGCGCTGGCGGTCACCGACGTGTTGGTGCTGCCGCCGGGTATCGTCGAGTTTCTGATTCCCCTCACGATCGTGGCCACCGGCATCGAGAACATCGTGCAGCGCGAGCGCGCGGCGCAGGGCCTCTTCTCGAGGCATCGCGTGGTGTTCGCGGCAGCATTCGGCCTGGTGCACGGGGCCGGCTTTGCGGGGTACCTGCGCAGCCTGTTCCTCGATTCCATCGCGGTGCCGCTCGTGGGATTCAACCTCGGCATCGAGGCCGGACAGATCGTCGTGCTCGCCGCGACAGCAGTGCTCTTTCGCGTGGTGGACGGCGGATTGTCCGCTGCATTGCCGTCGCGTGACCCGTTCCCGCTGCGGCTTACCGCGGTGTCACTGGGCGTCTCGCTCGTCGCCACCGGTTGGGCGTGGCAACGGTTCCCGCAATGAAGCGCTTGGCGGCCGTGCTCGTGATGAGTGTTGGCGTCGCGACGACGGCGCATGCCCACGCCATTCACACCACGCACACCACCGTGACCGCCGACGCGAAGGGGTACATGCTCACGGTGCGGGCATTCGCTGACGACTTGTCGGCATCGGTGGCTCGCTTCAGCGGACGTACGCCTCCGGCCGATTCGTCGGTGCGGGTGCCTGAACTGGTGGCCTATGCGACGGCACGTTTAGGACCGACGAGCGCCGCCGGGGTGCGTCTCGCGCTGCAGTCCTGCGGCGTGAAGCGCGTGCAGGACGCCTACGTGCTGTGCTTCCGGATAGCCACCACCCCGCGCACCGTCCCGCTGCGGCTGGGCAATCAGATGCTGGCCGAGCTACATGCTGATCAAGTCAACATTGTGCAGTGCGATGTAGCCGGCAGTCGCCGCACCAATCTGTTCACGCGCGGTCGCGCGGCGAAGGACATTGTCGAACGTGGGGTGTGCGCGGCGTCATAGCGACGGACCGCACACACCCCACGTTCATTTCGTACTCGTTACTCCGTACTCCGTACTCCCGACTTAGCTTTTCGGATCAAGCATCTTGGCGATCAGATCGCGCGCGTCTTCGAGATGCGCCTTGCTCATGCGATCGCTGGTCTTGGCGATGGCGGCCACCAGATCGGCGTCGAGTACACGCATTTCACTCTTGAGGATCGGGCGGAAGTCGGCGGTCGTGACCGGTGCCGGAGCGCCACGGGCGCCAGCCGGCGCCTGCGGTGCTGCCGAGGCGGCGGGCGGATTGATCTTGCTCGCCATCGCCTCGAGGTACACGCGCTGCAGACGACGACGGAACGCGTCGATCGGCGCGCCGGTCTCGATTTCCTTCCAGAGCCCTCGACGGAGATCGGTGAGCATGTCGGCCACCGGATACACCTCGCTCTTCGACTTGGCCATCGCTTCCAGCTCGATCATACGGGCAAGGCGGTCGTTGCTGACCACCGACGCCAGCGAGCGCGCCTGCGCGTTGCCGACACGGCTCAAGCTGCCGTTCGACTCGATCTTGCGCGTGATGTTCTCGTCGAGCAGCCACGTGGGCGTGGTGTAGGCGTTGTCGAGCAGGAACTGGAGCGCCTCCTTCTGGCGCTTGGGCTCCACGTTCTGCCACACGACACCCTTCTGACCCACCAGCTTCTCCTGCTTGTACTCCGAGCCGATGATGCGGGCCACATGGCCCATTTCGGTGGCCCACTGTCCGACCGTACGGCCGTAGATCTCTTCGAGATCGTCGTACGTGCTGCCGTCCTTCCACGCCGTGGCCGACTCCAGAATGGCCATCGTGCGCTTGAGGTTCTTCACGCCGAGCGTGGTGGCCTTCACCGCATCGGCATCGCCGACGGCTTCCGACTGCTCACCCGGATCGGCGCCCTGACCACCGGCGTCGCTGGCAAAACGGTACCACGGGATGGTGTCCTGCATCTTGGACCACCTGTCGAGCGTGGCCTTCTCCGCTTCCGGCGTCTTCGCGTTCGGAATCGGCGAGTAGCCCCACATCACGGCGTACTTGTCGTACGGACCGACCTTCGGGATCAGGTCGTCGAGCGCAATGCCGTCTTCCGGCTGCGCGACGTAGTTGAAGCGCGAGTAGTCCATCAGCGTGGGCGTGTGGCCCATCGTCTTCACGAACGTCTTCGAGCGCACGGAGTCCACCGGATACATGGAGCTCGCCTTGAAGTTGTGCGGGAAGCCGAGCGTGTGTCCCACTTCGTGCGCGGTCACGTACTCGAGCAAACGGCCGGCCAGCGAATCGGGGAACGGGAACTTCTGCGCGCGCTTGTCGAGATGTCCGACCTGCGTGAAGTACCACGAGCGACCGAGGTTCATGACGTTGAGATACGTCTGCACGTCGGCGTCGATGATTTCACCGGTGCGCGGATCCTTGAGCGACGGACCGACGGCGTTTTCGGTGGCCGACGGAAGCCAGCGCACCATGGCCACGGTGGCGTCTTCACCGGAGAAGTCGGGATCGTTGGCCGGCGCTTCAGCGGCTACGATGCCCTTGTAGAAGCCGGCGGCCTCGAACGCGACCTGCCAGTCTTCGATGCCCTTCTTGATCCACGGCTTGATCCACGCCGGCGTGGCGGGGTCGAGGTAATACGTGATCGGCTTCTTGGGGACGCAGAGGTTGCCGACCTTCTTGTCGGAGCACTCGAGGCGCCAGCGCGAGATGTAGCGCTTGGTTTCCACGCGCTGCGTGCCGCCGGAGAAGTCACGCTGCTGCACACCGAAGTAGCCCACGCGCTCGTCGAGCAAACGCGGCTGCATCGGCACATCGGGCAGCTTGGCGATGGAGAAGGTGTACTTCTCGGTTGTCGGTGCCGTTGCGGCGGCGGCCGCACCGGGCGCGCCACCACCACCGGGCGCTCCACCTTGCGGCGTGAAGCTCTGCACGGCGGTCACGTTCACGTTGCGCGAATAGGCGGCAAAGCGATCGATGTAGGAGCGCGCGGCGTCGACTGTGGCGCGACGACCGAGCGCGGTGTATTCGGCCACGCCGCCGGTGAACAT
This Gemmatimonas sp. DNA region includes the following protein-coding sequences:
- a CDS encoding HupE/UreJ family protein; this encodes MLSELYSFAVLGFQHIVALDAFDHVLFLLVLAAIYRGRDWRQVLWVISAFTVGHSITLALAVTDVLVLPPGIVEFLIPLTIVATGIENIVQRERAAQGLFSRHRVVFAAAFGLVHGAGFAGYLRSLFLDSIAVPLVGFNLGIEAGQIVVLAATAVLFRVVDGGLSAALPSRDPFPLRLTAVSLGVSLVATGWAWQRFPQ
- a CDS encoding DUF6702 family protein — encoded protein: MKRLAAVLVMSVGVATTAHAHAIHTTHTTVTADAKGYMLTVRAFADDLSASVARFSGRTPPADSSVRVPELVAYATARLGPTSAAGVRLALQSCGVKRVQDAYVLCFRIATTPRTVPLRLGNQMLAELHADQVNIVQCDVAGSRRTNLFTRGRAAKDIVERGVCAAS
- a CDS encoding zinc-dependent metalloprotease, producing MRPASLSIAAAGLVLGACAPKPTPAPTPAPTAAPGGRPTGAPNQGGAQGGGQPGAQGGANAAQDPQPRPYGTVITPRAITKSGVFKVHSVGSRLYFEIPRAELGKDYVIVTTLAGTPDEIGIRGTQGGNNLVRFERRENRLFVREADYRDIIADTASSQRMAAELIGVTKILAALNIEAYGPDSSAVVEVTRMFTGGVAEYTALGRRATVDAARSYIDRFAAYSRNVNVTAVQSFTPQGGAPGGGGAPGAAAAATAPTTEKYTFSIAKLPDVPMQPRLLDERVGYFGVQQRDFSGGTQRVETKRYISRWRLECSDKKVGNLCVPKKPITYYLDPATPAWIKPWIKKGIEDWQVAFEAAGFYKGIVAAEAPANDPDFSGEDATVAMVRWLPSATENAVGPSLKDPRTGEIIDADVQTYLNVMNLGRSWYFTQVGHLDKRAQKFPFPDSLAGRLLEYVTAHEVGHTLGFPHNFKASSMYPVDSVRSKTFVKTMGHTPTLMDYSRFNYVAQPEDGIALDDLIPKVGPYDKYAVMWGYSPIPNAKTPEAEKATLDRWSKMQDTIPWYRFASDAGGQGADPGEQSEAVGDADAVKATTLGVKNLKRTMAILESATAWKDGSTYDDLEEIYGRTVGQWATEMGHVARIIGSEYKQEKLVGQKGVVWQNVEPKRQKEALQFLLDNAYTTPTWLLDENITRKIESNGSLSRVGNAQARSLASVVSNDRLARMIELEAMAKSKSEVYPVADMLTDLRRGLWKEIETGAPIDAFRRRLQRVYLEAMASKINPPAASAAPQAPAGARGAPAPVTTADFRPILKSEMRVLDADLVAAIAKTSDRMSKAHLEDARDLIAKMLDPKS